A genomic window from Pyricularia oryzae 70-15 chromosome 7, whole genome shotgun sequence includes:
- a CDS encoding septin, which translates to MSPPTRRSSLGMLLRRSKSGELKGKKAQLREQELQRQRDASVPKSPPRLPVLYNGAPAPELQSFGGENPRPDSFQIVSGQHSFIDNQSLLSRPSMEPSSRSAINIPVPPIPNGAWVDPYARTESMTHRGRYSYASSAISSVNNPRRVRRRKDPTPFNILIVGTQGSGKTSFLEFLKTSLALPPKKRTKSTIDGSELTPRAAASGNFVPHYLETEIDGERVGLTLWDSEGFEKNVVDLQLREMSAFLESKFEDTFTEEMKVMRSPGVQDTHIHAVFLVLDPARLDRNIAAVKAAQAPGSKTQGIPARVVGSLDEDLDLQVLRTLQGKTTVIPVISKADTITTKHMDVLKRTVWDSLKKSGLDPLEALGFDDDEATPDSSRIDEEDEEPAEDDEEVASGEKLTTHEDDEIDGEVSNQDEDDGDVVGANSASPSSRASKRDSIRRSRTAEELKQDEPPFIPMSIISPDIYEPGVVGRAFPWGFADPNNEDHCDFVKLKEAVFNDWRGELREASREQWYETWRTSRLKERKLAGGGPVQTARRFVGQ; encoded by the exons ATGAGCCCTCCCACACGCCGCTCAAGTCTCGGAATGTTGTTAAGACGCAGCAAGTCAGGCGAgctcaagggcaagaaggccCAGCTCAGAGAACAGGAACTTCAGCGACAGCGTGACGCCTCGGTTCCCAAATCCCCTCCTCGCCTCCCCGTGCTCTACAACGGCGCACCAGCCCCGGAGCTGCAGTCCTTTGGCGGCGAGAATCCTCGTCCGGACAGCTTCCAGATCGTCTCTGGCCAACACTCGTTTATTGACAACCAGTCCCTTCTCTCGCGTCCCTCGATGGAGCCCAGCTCACGCTCCGCGATCAACATTCCCGTCCCGCCCATTCCCAATGGCGCCTGGGTCGACCCCTATGCTCGCACCGAGAGCATGACGCATCGTGGCAGGTACAGCTACGCGAGCAGCGCCATAAGCTCGGTTAACAACCCGAGGAGGGTTCGAAGACGCAAGGACCCGACTCCTTTCAa CATTCTAATCGTCGGTACGCAAGGTTCTGGCAAGACATCATTCCTAGAATTCCTCAAAACTTCGCTCGCCCTGCCGCCAAAGAAGCGCACCAAGAGTACCATCGATGGCAGTGAATTGACGCCTAGGGCTGCTGCTTCGGGCAACTTTGTTCCTCACTACCTCGAAACCGAAATCGATGGCGAACGCGTCGGTCTGACACTATGGGACTCGGAGGGCTTCGAGAAGAACGTTGTGGATCTTCAGCTCCGCGAAATGTCGGCATTCCTTGAAAGCAAATTCGAAGACACATTCACTGAGGAGATGAAGGTTATGCGTTCTCCTGGTGTCCAAGATACCCACATTCACGCCGTTTTCCTTGTCCTTGACCCTGCTCGTCTTGACCGGAACATTGCTGCGGTCAAAGCTGCGCAAGCTCCTGGCAGCAAGACCCAGGGTATTCCCGCGCGCGTTGTCGGCAGCCTAGATGAGGACCTGGACCTCCAAGTTCTGCGTACGCTGCAAGGCAAAACCACTGTCATCCCGGTCATCTCCAAGGCCGACACAATCACCACCAAGCACATGGATGTGCTCAAGCGAACCGTCTGGGATAGCCTGAAGAAGTCAGGTCTGGATCCACTGGAGGCCCTCGGGTTTGACGACGATGAAGCGACTCCGGATTCTAGCAGAatcgacgaggaggatgaggagccGGCTGAGGACGATGAAGAGGTAGCCAGCGGAGAAAAATTAACAACACACGAAGATGACGAAATCGACGGCGAGGTGTCAAATCAAGACGAGGACGATGGCGATGTTGTAGGCGCTAACTCtgcctcgccgtcgtcgagggcgtcgaagagGGATTCAATTCGTCGTAGTCGAACTGCAGAAGAACTCAAGCAGGACGAGCCGCCTTTCATTCCTATGTCGATAATCAGCCCGGACATTTACGAGCCTGGTGTCGTCGGACGCGCGTTCCCGTGGGGATTTGCAGACCCCAACAACGAAGATCACTGCGATTTTGTCAAGCTCAAGGAGGCCGTGTTTAATGACTGGCGCGGCGAGTTGCGCGAGGCCAGCAGGGAGCAGTGGTACGAGACGTGGAGGACGAGCAGACTCAAGGAGCGCAAGCTGGCCGGTGGCGGACCAGTACAGACTGCGCGGAGGTTTGTTGGCCAGTGA
- a CDS encoding Rho1 guanine nucleotide exchange factor 1, producing the protein MSFNDGRRYGHVPPAQYPVQNTQSQDPARRSSFHRGDDSSFLDQQGNGMVRADDELFVSSPVETHNSASTRPPTGYGATANVGMAGYQHQYQAPPTPTSYNPAQFATQPLSTAGFGRSLSTNQVPSTTRSSYNTPASPTYGGLASPTSYTPQAYNPAAYANTRTAAAPQRQATYHGYNNYTPNYNPAAPLQPSLASAAPTYGYGSPQAQQIAQPSFEQPASNHQYRSSNASNYSQHSSNASYSSQYSVPYGSSAYPSSYTGSNNAYGGSYSANGGASSSSPYQPGAPQTPYPMDDQIPVGPNYSSESLNRPRSTSQSSPLPSPQYQPPQPSGGGLQRHPTNAPLPNRPMDDVPEEWDPSGPTVDDGRLTQDNLLREIEADLGMLQHSTSQASSSQSRRPRPINGNISDDERNLLRESRLADSQGAFSTHEMSSALREDTRFQQGSTLAPPAAPPDDSLSDNEWAGGMDFGGMDLGSLGGGYAGTLSYDNNISSPPADNQSGAFADADVDFGGTGGLQSASLARAPSFDQGDEEVSVRSRRSGSESPYKEDDNFDMPDMFYHPGLSSRPLPAIPPTGSDSSSMISAHPSTRSQHHGYSQSSDAAPGLHNQLQQQQQQVERSISLSNHSSTPTVTLPGRSRTDAAEERKKAHRTMAQQAQMSSAANIPYDGFESATPSSAITYDAITLPTGRRRKFVPAKLTSGDLRRCLEPWALSGIASWIREMAEGEPDLKQKTIEEGLIKLFTTKVPTMNVADAETLASKVFDRMLSAGIIVREEEWVKFGPGTISGVLTQLTGHGCYAAKLHDEEIPGRCYSYYCTRTLKKANLDDLMSGETIKKTDWKEYHDLTDTVMISRGKKEVERQNNLHEIVYSEEVFMNHMEVLRVLYKEQLKAWQPPIITPNRLGKFIDNVFGKAEAVQQTNKEYLLAQLKYRQAEQGPWIHGFSDIFREWIRKAREPYIAFSASYPYAQFLVRREKDRNVLFRQFLDHVRSHRRSERLGWDTYLKAPITRLQRYSLLLQTVHKNSVKDDEEKANLGRAIEEIKAVTMECDKLVDDMTRQVALIELQSSLVLRPGFQSKLNLDHLGRELKMQGDLQRMGSRGVRWVETHALLFDHYFILAKIIPSKDGRSEKKYDVSKEPIPMPLLFLESMNDDPVSKQKGITAPLNRAAPTAGSGTQLNKVMSNGGDRPGLEHSNTSSSASSMQPVTRLNTTNSYEEGKILYPFRVKHLGHEVYTLYATTAQNRQEWCNQLIEAKTNYARALHAQNAEPFRLRVVADGAFAYDSISAMGRTAGVPIRGTPLDRAIREMEQVYGPGRGPAAVCRAQVNCATAFNAYGKSIIAIGTDFGVYISEASNPRGWTRSVQISKVTQIAVLEEFSVCLIIADKSLISYPLDVIAPVSNFPAPSHDSPRRAPVRLAKDVSFFATARMKDRMLVFFKRKEGMHNTFKVLEPVFQKSSEKKSRLFGGRKGGSGSTEYFRDFDEFYLPTECYSLNLLQTYIAVSTAKGFELLTLDKKQTMSIPRDLTLPAIADIAQRIQSQRPLGMFKLNDQEFLLTYEDCAVYMDKHGEVSRTLIMEYSGKQKKARAATMFGQYLLLFNEDYVEVRNAENGRLRQIIAGRDVRCLDYGYRGPTGPGQGVATGALPVDSQGTVKICMSHPEVPGSQIVLEMALNDGHLEKS; encoded by the exons ATGTCATTCAACGACGGGCGCCGCTACGGCCATGTGCCTCCGGCGCAGTACCCCGTCCAGAACACACAATCGCAAGACCCCGCCCGTCGGTCCAGCTTCCACCGTGGCGACGACTCCAGCTTTCTTGATCAGCAGGGTAACGGCATGGTTCGCGCCGATGACGAGCTTTTCGTCTCCAGCCCGGTTGAGACACATAACTCTGCGAGCACGAGACCACCGACGGGTTACGGTGCTACCGCGAACGTTGGCATGGCTGGCTACCAACACCAGTACCAGGCGCCGCCTACGCCAACATCCTACAACCCTGCACAATTTGCAACGCAGCCGTTGTCTACGGCTGGCTTTGGCAGGTCTTTGAGTACAAACCAAGTACCCAGCACCACTAGATCCTCTTACAACACTCCGGCATCCCCTACCTACGGCGGTCTTGCGTCGCCAACAAGCTACACTCCCCAGGCCTACAACCCAGCAGCGTATGCGAACACCCGCACAGCGGCCGCTCCGCAGAGGCAGGCGACATATCACGGCTACAACAACTATACTCCTAACTATAATCCTGCCGCCCCTCTCCAGCCATCCTTGGCTTCTGCCGCTCCGACCTACGGGTACGGGTCGCCACAGGCGCAACAGATCGCTCAGCCCTCATTTGAGCAACCGGCGAGCAACCATCAGTACAGGTCATCGAATGCATCGAATTACTCCCAGCACTCGTCAAATGCCTCCTACTCCTCTCAGTACAGTGTCCCTTACGGCTCTTCGGCTTATCCCAGCTCGTACACAGGAAGTAACAACGCGTACGGCGGCAGTTATTCGGCAAATGGGGGTGCGTCGTCATCAAGCCCTTATCAGCCCGGTGCTCCGCAGACGCCATACCCCATGGATGATCAAATACCAGTAGGGCCGAACTACTCCTCCGAAAGCCTCAACCGTCCACGGTCTACTTCACAGAGCTCTCCCCTACCATCGCCGCAGTATCAGCCACCTCAGCCCTCCGGAGGGGGTCTCCAACGACACCCAACGAACGCGCCGCTGCCGAACAGACCGATGGACGATGTACCGGAAGAGTGGGACCCAAGCGGGCCGACTGTCGACGACGGCCGCCTCACTCAAGATAACCTTCTTCGGGAGATAGAGGCCGACCTTGGAATGCTACAGCACTCAACCTCACAAGCATCGTCATCTCAGTCTAGGCGGCCCAGGCCGATCAACGGCAACATTTCTGATGACGAGCGGAATCTTCTTCGGGAGTCACGTCTCGCCGACAGTCAGGGTGCCTTCAGCACCCACGAGATGAGCTCAGCATTGAGAGAAGACACGAGATTCCAGCAGGGTTCGACACTTGCTCCGCCAGCAGCACCGCCGGATGACAGTCTTAGCGATAATGAGTGGGCTGGTGGCATGGATTTTGGCGGCATGGACCTCGGGTCTTTGGGCGGAGGTTACGCAGGGACCTTGTCCTACGACAACAACATCAGCTCCCCTCCAGCCGACAACCAATCCGGTGCGTTTGCAGACGCCGATGTAGATTTCGGGGGAACTGGTGGCCTTCAGTCGGCCTCACTCGCACGAGCACCGAGCTTTGACCAGGGCGACGAAGAGGTGTCTGTTCGATCCAGGAGAAGCGGGAGCGAGTCGCCCTATAAGGAGGATGATAACTTCGATATGCCTGATATGTTCTACCATCCGGGTCTATCCAGCAGGCCGCTTCCAGCGATCCCGCCAACTGGTTCCGATAGCAGCTCGATGATCTCAGCCCACCCCTCCACCCGCTCACAGCACCATGGCTACTCGCAGAGCTCCGACGCAGCACCTGGTCTGCATAACCAactacaacaacagcagcagcaagtcGAACGATCAATATCACTATCTAACCACAGCAGCACCCCAACCGTAACTTTGCCTGGTCGGTCGAGGACTGATGCCGCAgaggagagaaagaaagcaCACAGGACCATGGCCCAACAGGCACAGATGTCCAGTGCGGCCAATATACCCTACGACGGGTTTGAAAGTGCAACACCGTCTTCTGCGATTACTTATGATGCCATCACACTTCCTACTGGACGACGACGCAAGTTTGTGCCTGCCAAGTTGACCTCTGGTGATCTTCGTCGCTGCCTGGAGCCATGGGCTCTCAGTGGTATTGCTTCCTGGATCCGTGAGATGGCTGAGGGCGAGCCGGATCTCAAGCAGAAGACGATTGAGGAGGGTCTCATCAAGTTATTTACTACCAAGGTCCCAACCATGAATGTTGCCGATGCGGAAACACTGGCCAGCAAGGTCTTTGACAGGATGTTATCGGCAGGCATCATAGTTCGCGAGGAGGAATGGGTCAAGTTTGGCCCAGGGACCATATCTGGCGTGCTTACACAACTTACTGGCCACGGCTGCTATGCGGCCAAGCTCCACGACGAAGAGATCCCAGGCAGGTGCTACAGCTATTACTGCACGAGAACTCTCAAGAAGGCCAATTTGGACGACCTGATGTCGGGAGAGACCATCAAGAAGACAGACTGGAAGGAGTATCACGATCTCACGGATACCGTCATGATTTCTCGAGGAAAGAAGGAAGTCGAGCGTCAGAATAACTTGCATGAGATTGTGTACAGCGAGGAGGTCTTCATGAACCACATGGAGGTTCTTCGTGTGCTGTACAAGGAGCAGCTCAAGGCATGGCAGCCACCAATCATCACCCCAAACAGGCTCGGCAAGTTTATCGACAACGTCTTTGGTAAAGCCGAGGCAGTGCAGCAGACAAACAAGGAGTACTTGCTCGCACAACTCAAGTACAGGCAAGCGGAGCAAGGTCCATGGATCCATGGCTTCAGTGACATTTTCCGCGAGTGGATTCGGAAGGCCAGGGAACCGTATATTGCATTCTCGGCATCGTACCCTTACGCGCAGTTCCTCGTCCGACGCGAGAAGGACCGCAACGTGCTTTTCCGGCAATTCCTTGATCATGTGCGAAGCCACCGAAGATCCGAGAGGCTGGGCTGGGATACGTATCTCAAAGCCCCCATCACACGACTGCAACGATATTCTTTACTGCTTCAGACGGTCCACAAGAATTCGGTCAAAGATGACGAGGAAAAGGCAAACCTGGGTAGAGCCATCGAGGAAATCAAGGCGGTGACCATGGAGTGTGATAAGCTCGTAGATGACATGACGAGACAAGTGGCACTCATCGAGCTGCAGTCCTCATTGGTTCTACGCCCCGGGTTCCAGTCCAAGCTCAACCTTGATCACTTGGGTCGCGAGCTCAAGATGCAGGGAGACCTTCAGCGTATGGGATCTCGAGGCGTGCGATGGGTTGAGACGCATGCGCTGTTATTTGACCACTATTTCATTCTAGCCAAGATCATCCCGAGCAAGGATGGGCGAAGTGAGAAGAAATACGATGTGTCGAAAGAG CCAATACCAATGCCTTTGTTGTTCCTCGAGAGCATGAATGATGATCCGGTTTCGAAACAAAAGGGCATAACTGCTCCACTGAACCGTGCAGCACCAACAGCTGGGTCAGGGACTCAGCTAAATAAGGTCATGTCGAACGGCGGTGATCGACCAGGTCTCGAACACTCGAATACAAGCTCGTCTGCCTCATCGATGCAGCCTGTGACGCGGCTCAACACTACCAACTCATACGAAGAAGGGAAGATCCTCTACCCTTTCAGGGTCAAGCACCTGGGTCATGAAGTCTATACGCTATACGCCACGACAGCGCAGAACCGACAGGAGTGGTGCAACCAACTGATCGAGGCCAAGACAAATTATGCCAGGGCATTGCACGCACAAAACGCGGAGCCTTTCCGGCTGCGTGTTGTGGCCGATGGAGCTTTTGCTTACGATTCTATCTCCGCCATGGGAAGGACAGCAGGAGTGCCAATCCGTGGAACACCCCTGGATCGTGCCATTAGAGAAATGGAGCAGGTTTACGGGCCTGGCCGAGGTCCGGCAGCAGTATGTCGGGCACAGGTCAACTGTGCGACGGCATTCAATGCCTATGGCAAGTCGATCATCGCGATTGGAACTGACTTTGGCGTCTACATCTCGGAGGCCAGCAACCCGCGTGGCTGGACGCGTTCTGTGCAGATAAGCAAAGTGACACAGATCGCGGTGTTGGAGGAATTCTCGGTTTGTTTGATCATTGCCGACAAGTCGCTCATCTCATATCCTCTGGACGTCATAGCTCCCGTTTCCAACTTCCCGGCACCGTCTCATGATAGTCCTCGCCGAGCTCCGGTGCGTCTAGCCAAGGATGTCAGCTTCTTTGCAACAGCGCGTATGAAGGATCGGATGTTGGTTTTCTTCAAGCGAAAAGAAGGAATGCACAACACATTTAAGGTTCTTGAGCCTGTGTTTCAAAAGTCGTCAGAAAAGAAGTCACGTCTGTTCGGCGGTAGGAAGGGAGGCTCAGGAAGTACCGAGTACTTCCGtgactttgacgagttttacCTCCCTACAGAATGCTACTCGCTCAACCTGCTGCAGACGTACATCGCGGTGTCCACGGCCAAGGGCTTCGAGCTTTTGACGCTTGACAAGAAGCAGACCATGTCAATACCGCGAGACCTGACCCTGCCGGCCATCGCCGACATTGCGCAGCGCATCCAGAGCCAGCGGCCCCTAGGCATGTTCAAGCTTAACGACCAAGAATTCTTGCTCACTTACGAGGACTGCGCTGTGTACATGGACAAGCATGGCGAGGTCTCGCGAACGCTGATCATGGAATACAGCGGCAAGCAAAAGAAGGCCCGCGCGGCCACCATGTTTGGCCAGTACCTACTCCTGTTCAACGAGGACTACGTCGAGGTGCGCAACGCGGAGAACGGCCGCCTCAGACAGATAATCGCGGGCCGCGACGTCAGGTGTCTCGACTACGGTTATCGCGGACCGACCGGGCCCGGACAGGGCGTGGCCACAGGCGCACTGCCGGTGGATTCTCAAGGGACCGTCAAGATCTGCATGAGCCACCCCGAGGTCCCTGGCAGTCAGATTGTGTTGGAGATGGCGTTGAACGATGGACATTTAGAGAAGTCATAA
- a CDS encoding superoxide dismutase, which produces MVKAVAVLRPDPNATVQVSGHVIFEQESESSPTKVTWDFKGCDANAKRAFHIHTFGDNTNGCTSAGPHFNPHNKEHGAPEDENRHVGDLGNFDTDGQGNASGSKEDKFIKLIGPESVVGRTLVVHAGTDDLGRGGHAESKKTGNAGGRPACGVIGISS; this is translated from the exons ATGGTCAAAGCTG TCGCCGTCCTCCGTCCCGACCCCAACGCGACTGTCCAGGTCTCCGGGCACGTCATCTTTGAGCAGGAAAGCGAGAGCTCCCCCACCAAGGTGACCTGGGACTTCAAGGGCTGCGACGCCAACGCCAAGCGTGCCTTCCACATCCACACCTTTGGTGACAACACTAACGGTTGCACTTCGGCTGGCCCTCACT TCAACCCCCATAACAAGGAGCACGGCGCCCCCGAAGATGAGAACCGCCACGTTGGTGACCTTGGCAACTTCGACACTGACGGGCAGGGCAACGCCAGTGGATCCAAGGAGGACAAGTTCATCAAACTGATCGGCCCCGAGAGCGTCGTCGGCCGTACTTTGGTTGTCCACGCCGGCACTGACGATCTCGGCCGTGGTGGCCACGCCGAGTCCAAGAAGACTGGCAACGCCGGCGGGCGTCCCGCCTGTGGTGTCATCGGCATCTCGTCTTAA
- a CDS encoding nuclease domain-containing protein 1, producing MSSKTFIAVVKSILSGDTLVLSSPNNPNLERTFSLAFVSAPRLNKDGDEAFAFQSREFLRESCIGKPVQCKILYTIPGSGREYGSAIVKAGPELPDALVKAGWAKVREDAGKKEEDEEVLQRLEVLRQLENEARSDGRGLWAGTGGHIEVQNDLGGPEFMKEWKGKTVDGVIERVLSGDRLLVRLLLSDKKHCQVMTLVAGIRTPATQRAGQNGTTQPAEEYGNEAKAFVETRLLQRKIKIDIVGASPQGHLVASLIHPRGNIAEFLLEEGLARCNDFHSTMLGEKMARLRAAEKKAQDGRLRLHKNRAVKAAGEGGSHDMTVAKIIGADSIIVRSKSGAERRINFSSVRGPRTAEPSEAPFREEAKEFLRKKLIGKHVQITIDGKKEAEGDFEAKEVATVTQAGKNIGLILVQEGYASVIRHRKDDTDRAPNYDELLAAQEQAKTDGKGMWSGKAPKIKQFTDASESLQRAKIQLSVLQRQKKVPAIVDFCKSGSRFTILIPRESVKLTLVLGGIRAPRAPGRNPQTDKGEPFGQEALDLANKRCNQRDVEVDVLDLDKVGGFIGDLYVGRESFAKILVEEGLASVHQYSAEKSGNATELNAAEKRAKEARKGMWHDWTPSDDDEEDAGEQAAAAVESINIDKKPQDYRDIVVTNIEPNGRLKIQEVGKGTAALETMMTEFKKFHNNPANNVSGGLTNPKAGEYVAAKFSADGQWYRGRIRSNDRAAKMAEVVYIDFGNHEKQPWSKLRPLDQPQFTVQKLKAQATDASLSFVELPVNHPDYMNEALNAMAEMTEGRQLVALYDFVDSKDGNLAYITIFDPKAGGSGGSGSTAKDSLNREIVANGYAMVPRKLKPWERSKVFEATLKSLKEVESQAKQDRLGMWEYGDISFEE from the coding sequence ATGTCCAGCAAGACATTCATAGCTGTTGTGAAATCCATATTGAGTGGTGATACCTTAGTTCTGTCGAGTCCCAACAACCCGAACTTGGAAAGGACCTTCTCGCTCGCCTTCGTCAGTGCGCCGCGCCTTAACAAGGATGGCGACGAGGCATTTGCTTTCCAATCCCGTGAGTTCCTCAGAGAATCGTGCATTGGTAAGCCCGTGCAGTGCAAGATCCTTTACACGATCCCTGGGTCAGGTCGGGAATATGGCTCGGCAATCGTGAAAGCTGGCCCCGAACTGCCCGACGCTCTTGTCAAAGCTGGCTGGGCCAAAGTTCGTGAGGACGCCGGCAAGAAggaagaggacgaggaggtgcTTCAGAGACTTGAGGTCCTCCGTCAGCTTGAGAACGAGGCCAGGAGCGACGGTAGGGGTCTCTGGGCTGGTACCGGTGGCCACATTGAGGTGCAGAATGACCTTGGTGGCCCTGAGTTCATGAAGGAGTGGAAGGGAAAGACCGTCGATGGTGTGATCGAAAGGGTACTCAGCGGAGACCGGCTCTTGGTCCGTCTGCTGCTTTCGGACAAGAAGCACTGCCAAGTCATGACGCTAGTCGCCGGAATCCGCACCCCTGCGACACAGAGGGCCGGTCAGAACGGCACCACCCAACCAGCAGAGGAGTATGGCAACGAAGCCAAGGCCTTTGTCGAGACAAGGCTGCTCCAACGCAAGATCAAGATCGACATTGTTGGCGCCAGCCCACAGGGTCATCTGGTTGCCTCGCTCATCCACCCTCGTGGTAACATCGCCGAGTTCCTCTTGGAAGAAGGTCTGGCACGGTGCAACGACTTCCACTCAACAATGCTGGGCGAGAAGATGGCTCGTCTTCGTGCCGCCGAGAAGAAAGCCCAAGACGGACGCCTGAGGCTCCACAAGAACCGCGCCGTCAAGGCCGCTGGCGAGGGTGGCAGCCACGACATGACAGTGGCCAAGATCATTGGTGCCGACTCCATCATTGTGCGTAGCAAATCCGGAGCTGAGCGCCGCATCAACTTCAGCAGTGTTCGTGGGCCAAGGACCGCCGAACCGTCTGAGGCCCCCTTTCGggaggaggccaaggagtTTCTGCGTAAGAAGCTCATCGGAAAACATGTGCAAATTACGATAGATGGCAAGAAGGAGGCAGAGGGTGATTTCGAGGCTAAAGAGGTGGCAACAGTCACACAGGCCGGAAAGAACATTGGATTGATTCTCGTTCAGGAGGGCTACGCAAGCGTCATCCGCCACCGCAAGGACGACACTGACAGAGCCCCCAACTACGATGAGCTCCTTGCCGCTCAGGAACAAGCCAAGACGGACGGCAAGGGTATGTGGTCAGGCAAGGCACCTAAGATCAAGCAGTTCACCGACGCCTCGGAGAGTCTTCAGCGGGCCAAGATCCAGCTCTCTGTTCTCCAGAGGCAAAAGAAGGTTCCTGCTATTGTGGACTTCTGCAAATCCGGCTCCCGTTTCACCATTCTGATCCCTCGCGAATCGGTCAAGTTGACACTCGTCCTGGGTGGCATCCGCGCTCCTCGTGCTCCTGGCCGCAACCCCCAGACCGACAAGGGTGAGCCCTTCGGCCAGGAAGCACTCGACCTTGCCAACAAGCGGTGCAACCAGCGCGATGTCGAGGTCGATGTGCTCGACCTCGACAAGGTTGGCGGCTTCATTGGCGACCTTTACGTTGGCCGTGAGAGCTTTGCCAAGATCCTCGTCGAGGAGGGTCTGGCGTCGGTCCACCAGTATTCCGCCGAAAAGTCGGGCAACGCTACCGAGCTCAACGCCGCAGAGAAGCGGGCCAAGGAGGCTCGGAAGGGTATGTGGCACGACTGGACTCCTtcggatgacgacgaggaggatgcaggcgagcaggctgccgccgctgtCGAGTCGATCAACATCGACAAGAAGCCCCAGGACTACCGCGACATCGTCGTGACCAACATCGAGCCAAATGGCCGCCTCAAGATCCAAGAGGTTGGCAAGGGCACAGCCGCACTCGAGACCATGATGACCGAGTTCAAGAAATTCCACAACAACCCTGCCAACAAcgtctccggcggcctgaccaACCCCAAGGCGGGCGAGTACGTGGCGGCTAAGTTCTCGGCCGATGGCCAGTGGTACCGTGGCCGTATCCGGTCCAACGATCGAGCCGCCAAGATGGCCGAGGTGGTTTACATCGACTTTGGAAATCATGAGAAGCAGCCGTGGTCCAAGCTGCGACCCCTCGACCAGCCGCAGTTCACGGTTCAGAAGCTCAAGGCGCAGGCGACCGACGCCTCGCTCTCGTTCGTCGAGCTGCCTGTCAACCACCCCGACTACATGAACGAGGCTCTCAACGCCATGGCCGAGATGACTGAAGGCAGGCAGCTCGTGGCCCTGTACGACTTTGTCGACTCCAAGGACGGCAACCTCGCCTACATTACAATCTTTGACCCCAAGGCCGGCGGCTCTGGCGGCAGCGGCTCTACAGCTAAGGACTCGCTCAACCGCGAGATCGTCGCCAACGGCTACGCCATGGTCCCCAGGAAGCTCAAGCCCTGGGAGAGGAGCAAGGTCTTTGAGGCCACCCTCAAGAGCTTGAAGGAGGTCGAGAGCCAGGCCAAGCAGGACAGGCTGGGCATGTGGGAGTACGGAGACATTAGCTTCGAGGAGtaa
- a CDS encoding transaldolase, giving the protein MSNSLDQLKSSGTTVVCDSGDFATIGKYKPQDATTNPSLILAASKKAEYAKLIDDAIAYAKKQGGSVDDQVDASLDRLLVEFGKEILKIIPGKVSTEVDARFSFDTKASVDKALHIIKLYEAEGISKDRVLIKIASTWEGIKAAEILQRDHGINCNLTLMFSLVQAIAAAEADAFLISPFVGRILDWYKAAHKKEYKKEEDPGVESVKNIFNYYKKFGYKTIVMGASFRNTGEITELAGCDYLTISPNLLEELLNSSEAVPKKLDAQGAAALDIQKKTYISDEPLFRFDFNEDQMAVEKLREGISKFAADADTLKGILKEKIQA; this is encoded by the exons ATGTCTAACTCACTCGACCAGCTCAAGTCCTCAGGGACCACTGTTGTGTGTGACTCTG GTGACTTTGCTACCATTGGCAAGTACAAGCCTCAAGATGCTACCACCAACCCGTCCCTGATCCTGGCTGCCTCCAAGAAGGCCGAGTACGCCAAGCTCATCGACGACGCCATTGCCTACGCCAAGAAGCAGGGCGGCTCGGTCGACGATCAGGTCGATGCTTCGCTGGACCGTCTCCTGGTCGAGTTCGGCAAGGAGATCCTCAAGATCATCCCCGGCAAGGTCTCGACCGAGGTTGACGCCCGCTTCTCCTTCGACACCAAGGCCTCGGTCGACAAGGCCCTGCACATCATCAAGCTCTACGAGGCTGAAGGGATCTCCAAGGACCGCGTCCTCATCAAGATCGCCTCCACCTGGGAGGGCATCAAGGCCGCTGAGATCCTGCAGCGCGACCACGGCATCAACTGCAACCTGACCCTTATGTTCAGCTTGGTCCAGgccatcgccgccgccgaggcggaCGCCTTCCTCATCAGCCCCTTTGTCGGCCGTATCCTGGACTGGTACAAGGCCGCCCACAAGAAGGAGTacaagaaggaggaggaccCCGGTGTCGAGTCGGTCAAGAACATCTTCAACTACTACAAGAAGTTTGGCTACAAGACCATCGTCATGGGTGCCTCTTTCCGCAACACTGGTGAGATCACGGAGCTTGCTGGCTGCGACTACTTGACCATCTCG CCCAACCTCCTTGAGGAGCTCCTCAACTCGTCCGAGGCCGTCCCGAAGAAGCTGGACGCTCAGGGTGCCGCCGCTCTCGACATCCAGAAGAAGACTTACATCAGCGACGAGCCCCTTTTCCGCTTTGACTTCAACGAGGACCAGATGGCTGTCGAGAAGCTGCGTGAGGGTATTAGCAAGTTCGCCGCCGATGCCGACACACTCAAGGGCATTCTCAAGGAAAAGATCCAGGCATAG